gctataattgacaagacaggaaacaacaaatgtgggagaggatgtggagagaaaggaatccTCATACTctgctgctgggagtgcaaactggtgcagccactatggaaagcagtatggagtttcctcagaaaattaagagtagatctaccatatcatccagctattccgctgctgggtatttatccaaagaacttgaaaacacgaatgcataaagatgcatgcatccctatgttcattgcagccttagtcacaatagccaagacttggaagcaacctaggtgtccatcaagggactaacgaataaagaagatgaggtctatatacaaaatggaatactactcagccataagaaatgatgaaatccggccatttgtgacaacatggatagaacttgagggtattatgctgagcgaaataagtcagagggagaaagtcaaataccatatgatctcactcataagtagaacataaaaacaatgacaaacaaacacatagcaacagggattggattggtggttaccataggggaagggggtaggatagagggcaaaaggggtgattaggttcacatgtgtggtgatggattataattagtttttgggtggtgaatatgatgtaatctacacaaaatttgaaacatattatgatgtacatctgaaagttatataatgttacaatccaatgttactgcaataaaaaataaaaattaaaaaaacaaacaaaacaaaaaaaccaaaataagtcTTCAGTGCCTCCTAGATGCCTTTAGTTCCAGTGGGTGGTAGCAGTGGTGTGAGGATGAGGTTCAGAGATGATGAGGTCAAAAACTTAAGAGGCTAAATAAGGATTtatttagaaattgaaataaagtCAGAACAGGAAACATCAGAGCTCATTGGCTCAAACTCCAAATACAGCGATCTCTTTCCCAAATTCCTGTTTGTGGTCATCTGGCCTCTTTTTGAGCACTGTAACAAAGCTTCACCATCTCCAGAGGCATCGACTCCGAGGGCAGCTTCAAGACTGAGaaatttctcctctgtcctcGTGTTTCCTTGTGAAGCTGCAACTACCTGTCCTTCTTCCACGCCAGACCTGGGGAGACGTGGAAACCACCCTCCAGGCCTCTGAAGTTTCCCCACACAGGGCTTTCAATGGTGATCCACTCACGTGGTTTCCACAGCACCTGCTACTTCCCAATCACTTCATCTGAACTCAGTGGAGTTTGTCATGGTCTCATGTGAACTGTGGCATCGAGCCTTGGGAACATAGTCACCAGAAGCCTAATCAATCCCAGGAGCTTGAGTACTGCTGCTTCTGGAAAAGGCTGGTCAATATCTTTGGTGCTTATATGAAACCTCCTTCACAAACCACAAACCACAGAGAGACAGATGTAGGTGGTaggtagaaagatagatagacagataaatgtAATTAAAGAGTATGTCCAGGAAAGGTTTGGAAAACAGCCTTTATtgcatatggtatttatattgtCATGTGATGTTAGACTGAGTGCTGGTCTCTTCATCCTCCTCTGTACCGTTGGCATTCCATCTGCTACTATCCCCAGGGTTCTGTCTTCTCCCTGGAAGTGATAAAACAAATGAGGCAGAACAGGAAGAGACAAAAAGCGAGATGAGCTCTGCTAGTCAGAGTTACCCTTCACCTTTGTCTTAAAGCTCAGAGCCACTCACACCACAGTGAGTTTGTTTCCAGATCAATTACAGAAAAATGAAGTTTCCAGAACATTTCCAGATCTCCTGGGACCTCAATTCCATGTTTCTCCCTCTACACATTCCCCTTTCTCCCTAAAGGCTATGTCCGTGGATCAGGGTGAGATCCCAGCTCAGGCTGAAGGCTCTCAGGCCTCAAACCTCTGGTCTTCCTAGGCCCTTTGTCCTCTCTTCAGACCTCTTCTGGCCCTTGAGGCTGTGCTGTGTTCTCACATCTGCCTAGAAGGGCCGCGGTCAGTATTTCCTCTTAGAGTTAAGTTTAATCATGGAGACACTGAGAAAACTCCCAGTCAAAACTCTCCACTTTCTAGTTTAAGTAAACGGAGGTCAATTCCCCAAAAACATTGGGTATGCCACAAGTTGATGCAGCCGCAGAGCCACCAGGTAACCCAGTGCAGCCCTGCAGCCCCTTCCCTTCGAGTCCTCTGGGCCCTGGTGACGTAGGCTCAGAAAACGATGCCGACCTCAGGCCTTACCTCTCCTAAGAGAAGGCCACACAATCTTCCAGAATCTTCTGGCCCATGAATCTCAGTTGCTGTGTGGAaaccaaaacagagaaagacacttCTTAGTTAAAGAGGAAAAGTGCTCTGTTAGCCCTTAGAAATTTTCAGAACTTCCTGTGGGAGCTAAAAAGCTCAGGATAAATTTCCACCTACAGTCATGGCTTTATTAAATGCCTGGGCAAGAAGCAAGGGGCCCACTTATCCCCCCTTCAGTTGTCCCTGAGCTGATAAAGCTTCAACTCTCCAATATGGAGGCATGAGCCTGGATTGGAGAGAGAGTACTGGCTTGGAGAAGGCACAGCTCCCTCAGCAGACCCAGCCCCTGCTCACTTCCTGTCCTTTGGAGAATGAAACACATAGCCTGGACGTTGGCTCCAGGGTCTCCTCATGCCAGGGTCTTCCCCTGTGGGCTGctcctcttcattttccttttcttcttcctcctctttctctttctccttcttctcctccttcttctcctgggTGCTCTCTGATTCCACTGTGCCTGTCAGCTGAGCCATGGTGAGATGAAAGACGTGGCAGctgaagccctccctgatcccaAACTGCACGTGCTCCTGGAGGCTCTCCAAGGTGGAGAAGACCCGGCAGCAGGCCATGCACCTGAAGCCCATGTCCATGGTCACCAGCCAGTCAGGTGTCTTGGCCCTGGGTCTCTCCTCCACTGCGGGTGACCCTGGCGGGCTGTTTGACTCTGTCCTTTCCTcatgctctttctcctccccactggGCTCGCTGTCAGACAGGAGGTTTCTGGTGGAAATATCAGAGGGGGGAGTACCTACCCGCACGTCCTCAGGAAGGGTCATTTCTTCCATCCTCGGCTGCTTTTCTAGTGACTCTGAGGTTTCCTCTGTCTCCCAGGAGACAGCCACACCCTTTTTCATTTGTACCTGCATGTAGTATATTTTCATGCCCCTTTCCTCTTTGTTTATACACAGAGAGGACACACAGGTCTTATAGGATGAAGGGGACGAGAAGGAGACATGTGGTGAGGGGGGAGCAGTCTCCCCTTGTTCCTGAACCTGGGCTAGGGGTGTTGTAGGCTGGGGACTGTCTCGATGTAATCCCCGGATTCCTGGGAAAGGAAATTAGAAACATAAGAACACGCATGGGCACGACCCATGCTGGGGCATGACAGAAACTGAGGGAACATGTGAGAATATGTCTGGTATAGGAGAGAGGGACTGTGGTGTGATGTAGTTGTGTGATGAGCTCGGTGGTGGCGTTCATATTATGGGGTAGTGTATCTGGTATCATCTGTGggtttttcatttgtgtgtgGAGGGATACTGAGGGGCATCTGCATAGAGGGGTGTGGAGGATGGTGGTGAgggctgtggtatgtgggatgctgtggGGGGCGTGCTATGAGAAGGATGTGAGTTTGTGATATCATTGGCATGTTATTGGTGGAATGTGGGCTAGAGTGCAGGAGAATGACATTGTGGGTCATGTGtttgggttttgtgtgt
The nucleotide sequence above comes from Equus przewalskii isolate Varuska chromosome 13, EquPr2, whole genome shotgun sequence. Encoded proteins:
- the FAM170A gene encoding protein FAM170A isoform X2: MKRRQKRKHLEDEESQETAEKGGGISKSQEDAPQLGSTGVAKDSGLRVGEASSASEYFSCVSSPRKLIRGGIRGLHRDSPQPTTPLAQVQEQGETAPPSPHVSFSSPSSYKTCVSSLCINKEERGMKIYYMQVQMKKGVAVSWETEETSESLEKQPRMEEMTLPEDVRLTGTVESESTQEKKEEKKEKEKEEEEEKENEEEQPTGEDPGMRRPWSQRPGYVFHSPKDRNN
- the FAM170A gene encoding protein FAM170A isoform X1, whose product is MKRRQKRKHLEDEESQETAEKGGGISKSQEDAPQLGSTGVAKDSGLRVGEASSASEYFSCVSSPRKLIRGGIRGLHRDSPQPTTPLAQVQEQGETAPPSPHVSFSSPSSYKTCVSSLCINKEERGMKIYYMQVQMKKGVAVSWETEETSESLEKQPRMEEMTLPEDVRVGTPPSDISTRNLLSDSEPSGEEKEHEERTESNSPPGSPAVEERPRAKTPDWLVTMDMGFRCMACCRVFSTLESLQEHVQFGIREGFSCHVFHLTMAQLTGTVESESTQEKKEEKKEKEKEEEEEKENEEEQPTGEDPGMRRPWSQRPGYVFHSPKDRNN